The genomic DNA tttatttgattttaaattccGATCGCTTGCACTATGGttaggttagattagatttaggttaggttaggttaggttaagttttaatttaatttaaaaaaaggtaaGGGCAAAATGGTCATTATTTAACAGTCAAAAGGCTTTTGACTAACAATTTTGGACGGCAGGGACTAACGGGTTCTATTATTTTGGTTCAGGGACCAAGTAGTCTAATATCCAAACCTTCAGGGACTATTCAGCATTTAactctaaaaataattgttgaaaatatattaattaaaaaaaataattattgttaatacATCTCAAAATGTATAGATGGTTGggttaatgtttttaaaaatatttaaaaaattattatttagaaattgtgaataaaaataaaactatagtatatatattattgtttaaaaaatgacattttatcgCACGTGTCATTATTTAACGAAAAACTTAATAGACTTGGATATTTTTGTTAACTGATATAaacgaataatttttttttaatgatacaCGTGAATATTCCGTTATATTTTAATGagaaaattgacattcttcccctAGAAAATGagtaaaagtaataaatattaaaacaaatttagtaAAACTGAAGATATATTAATGAATACATATTAATGTCCATGAATTCTCTTTACATGAATTTTCACTCATCTTTGCTATTGTCGTCTTCATCGTAGTTGAAAGGCAAAGGAACTGTCTTGAATGCCCGAAACTTGCCCACATTGTTCAAGTGTTCATTCTCCAACCTAATGGATACATGAAATATgtgattaattagttaaattaggGAATGTGCATGATATTCTAGATATAGGCTAGCCGGGAGAGTTGATAGttgaaatattgaatatataccTGAAGAAATTCCATATACCACGACGGATGATCTCCAACAAGGCTACAAGGGAAATCATGGCTTGCCTATGCATGAAAGAAACCTGGAAATTGAGGACAGTCTGCATCCAGGCAAATCTCAAAAGTGTATTCAAAACCTGCATTGGAATTGAGtatgataattaatttgttgatttaCCAATTAATTTCTTAAGCATATAAATGAAGTGGATGTTGGCTTACTATTGCAAAGTAATAAACGCTTTTATGGGGAATGAGTAGCTTGTCTCTGAGCCATCTGTTTTTCGAGTTCCTTTGCAATAATCCCCAATCCATTACAATGTCCCAGTACATTCCAAAAGCTGTTGCCAGAGCAGAGGAAATCACAGCTGCTATTCTCCAACTTACTGATTTGTTGTTTAGAGTATACGCTGTTCTAAAGCTCACTGCTATGATTGTGGACAAATATTTTAGACCATTCACTCCTTGGTTAGGATCTCCTTCTTCATAAAGTCGCCTAAGACACTGAAGAAGACGGGACCAATATGGAAGGGCTGCCACAATGAAGGAGAAGATTTTATAGACATCACTGGATTGACATGTATTCTGTCGATGTCTGAAATCTCCCCATCCATAATAGCAAATATAGAATTCGAGACTTCTAAGGGCTTGtacctaattaattaaccaTCAATTATATTGTTATCGGAAAATGAATCcaataattatatgtataattcAGTATGTACCTGACTAGTGAGCTGATCAGCCAAGAAGAAGTCTGGAAGTGTAACCTTGTAAAGAGGGGCACAAATGCAGTGGAATATACAAACAAGGAAGAAGAATCGACTTGACCGGTAAATAATGTTGAATGGACACACCAGAATTACTAAAAGAAGCTGCCaaacaaacattatattattattagttgacATATATAACAGGAGCCCAGTTAAGCTAAGTAGACAATAAAATATACCACTACAAGTCCAAGAGGAAGCAGCTCTGTGAAAACTTTATAATCTTTTGTGATTGGGTCCATTTCCATATCTAAGTTGGCAAGAGCAGCAGCTAGAGCTAGAACAGCAATACTGAAGCCAACAAGCAGGATTTGTCTGTAACCCAACTCGCTTCCTTCTTTGAAACCAAATATGAATGAATAATTCACTCGGTATCGTCTCCACAAGAAAATGTTTCCCGCATACATCAGCATGTGAAGGACCAACAATCCAAATAAGCTACAAATAAATACACAATTCATGTTAATTACAGATTgcaaagaaataataattataattctaactAATAATCTTCTTGTTTAAATTAAAACCTGTAAAGGGGAAAGAGGTTGTTCATGTACTGAGTACTTCCCACATGATCCAAGATATTGCGTGTGCGTATGATAAGAACAAGGGATACTATGAGTGCTATTGTGCACCCTACCAAGAGTCCTGCAGCAGCAGCAGAATCCAATATAAATTTACTcttgttttaaaaattgaatgatgAACAAGAAATGAAGACTAATTAATATTACCTAATGAGAATGTGATCCTATGTTTTTCCCTGATATTCGTCTTTGGCCTTAAGATGCTCATTCCTTTGTGGCGGTTAGAGTTTGCGAAATGCTTGATGAATGTCGCTTCTACTCTCTCCATGAGCTTGTTCAACTGATGATATTGACGCACAAacattaatcttatttatttgtaatataatgCTCAATCTCTTATAGGAGTACACTCTCTACTTACATCATCAGAATTGCCCAGGTAAGAGTTATCTACCATCTTCATGTAAGCTTTAGATGCACTTCTTGAAGTTATCTGCACAAACGTTAGTATTAATTAATGtcaattatgtatatatatagaacaACAACAATATCAACTCATTAATTAAGTAGTACTATGAAGTATGCCCGCCGCACCTTGTCATATTTCTTCATAATCTTCGAAAATGCCAGCAAATTCAAGAAGCTTGTTCCATTGATGATcaactaataataattagattttcatGATAACCAAAAACAAATTAGTGAACTATATACATAATAGGTAGTCCATTCGTACCTGTAGCTCTTTAGAAGCCTAAGCTTGTGATAGAATTCTACCAAGGCCTTGGTGAGCTGTTGTTCGATTCTCCTGAGATTTTCGCGGTTGAACTTCAATTTTGTCTGGTGCGGAAGCTTGAGGAATCCTTTAAGAGTGGATCGAGGTGTCTCGAGAGTGTTGTTGATATGCACATGGTTAAGGATTTCTAGGGGAGCTGGCCTTACCTGCTTGTTTGTAATTgtattcatcttcttcttattctttttcagCTGCTGCTGCTCCTGCTTTGTCAGTTCTAATTCGCTGACAGGGTCGGATGATTCTGTAGGCGTGGTTTCATCACCGTGGCTTCCCAAACCCTCTTCCTGGATCACACTCATTGAAGTTCTTCCTATAAATTATATTGGACAGACAATAAAGAGTATTTAAGTAAAGGTAAAGGTAATgtagtaataataatagaatCCAGAATTAGTAGTGTCTTACTGGCTGCAGATGGAGTTGTGGCGGACATTGCCGCGGTTGAGGCAGCAACATTGGATACAAAACGAGAAATCTCCTCGGCGGCCTCCATTTGAGGGTCATCCACTTTGATTCGAAACGCAATTAGGGCATCCATTTGTTTGTTAATGACGGTTGCTTCCTTGATGACCTCGTCGCCTTTGGATTTGTAGAAGTTGATCACTTTATTGAACTCATCGTCTAGCCTCCGAAAGTAAACCGCCTCATACTCCCCTCCTGCATCGGTGGCCATTAAAAACCTGGTCTGTACCTGagtgttgttgttgttgtttccagtATTCTCCGGTACGAATATGACCTGGCTTTCTAAGTCGGTTGGAGAATTCTTGTTTCCTCTCTTTGTGAGTCCGCTAAAAGCTCTGTAAAGGGTAAGCTTCCGACTCAGTCCTCCAGACGCACCATCAGTACGTTTAATCGACGGCGGCCGGTTTCTTTCCTTGTATATTTCTATCTCTTTCAAAATAGTTTTCAGGTAGTCGTAATCCATGTATGCTTCTTGCCATTCTGGCACCATCTGTGCCGTGAATTCTTTGCCAAACTTCATTATTACAGatctctatctatctatctatctatttaCTATAATCGATACAAGTTCTAAGCCAGATAGAgtatgatgatgacgatgatgaagTTTGGTTACCCTCTCAtgaataaacatttatatacatacattttcaaattcaaactcgCTTTTTTTGACTCACAGATTATTAATTGCGTCACAAGATTTTGCCTGGACATTGTTGGACGACTTTTCAATTCAAAAGAAATGGTCTCACAACTGAAAACCAAATTccatctaatatatttttttattttttttacttttttattcttaaataatttattattttttcattcatttaaataacttattataaCAACTGATGTATGTGATGAGGGTATTGAAATTGAAAGAGAGAATATGAtaaacaaatatcttaaaaaattatttcttctcatttaaattaatttcatttcatttttattaaaaaaaaatactgaagcttaattattaagatttttctgactatttaaatattttttttatcagaatcatttagattattatttatttaaataactttaatttaatataaaaatatattgtcttATAGAACATAATTTTAAACTCATTTTAGTTAAAAGACCTTTtgtaaaaatcataattatgtttgactttgtttattaaaataaataaattaaattttggaaaatagaatttatttcagttaaaaatataaataagtgaTTTATAAATTGGGAGGTGGATTTTATgtctatatattaaaaacaactgtttcttatattttaataaaaaaatgcaacatatatattgaaatacttataaatatatctaacaaTAATTGGTTTTGTATAAAACTATTTGAAAAACACTTTTTTACTCATTATGAATGAACTGTagcattttattttacaaaatccTTGTTGTTTCTAGACCAGCTCTCCCTAATTGACCCATCCTGATTAGTACGgacaataattattttctccCCACATGtgttgattaatttaatttgtaggACCActcaatttaattttcttacATTCACAATTAGGGATGAAATTCTATATACATGCAGTCATTAT from Impatiens glandulifera chromosome 9, dImpGla2.1, whole genome shotgun sequence includes the following:
- the LOC124915414 gene encoding phosphate transporter PHO1 homolog 3-like, yielding MKFGKEFTAQMVPEWQEAYMDYDYLKTILKEIEIYKERNRPPSIKRTDGASGGLSRKLTLYRAFSGLTKRGNKNSPTDLESQVIFVPENTGNNNNNTQVQTRFLMATDAGGEYEAVYFRRLDDEFNKVINFYKSKGDEVIKEATVINKQMDALIAFRIKVDDPQMEAAEEISRFVSNVAASTAAMSATTPSAARRTSMSVIQEEGLGSHGDETTPTESSDPVSELELTKQEQQQLKKNKKKMNTITNKQVRPAPLEILNHVHINNTLETPRSTLKGFLKLPHQTKLKFNRENLRRIEQQLTKALVEFYHKLRLLKSYSFLNLLAFSKIMKKYDKITSRSASKAYMKMVDNSYLGNSDDLNKLMERVEATFIKHFANSNRHKGMSILRPKTNIREKHRITFSLGLLVGCTIALIVSLVLIIRTRNILDHVGSTQYMNNLFPLYSLFGLLVLHMLMYAGNIFLWRRYRVNYSFIFGFKEGSELGYRQILLVGFSIAVLALAAALANLDMEMDPITKDYKVFTELLPLGLVVLLLVILVCPFNIIYRSSRFFFLVCIFHCICAPLYKVTLPDFFLADQLTSQVQALRSLEFYICYYGWGDFRHRQNTCQSSDVYKIFSFIVAALPYWSRLLQCLRRLYEEGDPNQGVNGLKYLSTIIAVSFRTAYTLNNKSVSWRIAAVISSALATAFGMYWDIVMDWGLLQRNSKNRWLRDKLLIPHKSVYYFAIVLNTLLRFAWMQTVLNFQVSFMHRQAMISLVALLEIIRRGIWNFFRLENEHLNNVGKFRAFKTVPLPFNYDEDDNSKDE